GTGAAGCTGTGGTTTCATGAATATTTCGTGCTACCAtgttaaatgtgtgtggagCATCCACAGTTGTGTATCCTGCAGCTTAAATTCTCTTCATTCAGAACCTGATTGGCCAACACACGACCAATACACTGGAACTTGATTTTGTTACTCTAAACTAACTGactcacacactcagacacacaccagTGGTCCGCTGCCAGCTCACAACCAAACAGTCTGTGACAGCAGACCATACTCAATTTAGAGTATGGTCTGCTGTTCCATGGAGTCCGGCACTGTTAAAGCTCGAGACAGACGTGAACGTGTTTAAATTATGGTGGAAATGAAAGCATAAAAATACCTAGAGTGACTGAATGCATGGATCATTTGAATGAAACCTGCCTGCCTCGCAATCTTTTGTGTCTGTTAAGTGAATAAAGTCCCAACTCTGCATAATGCATGGTGTAATAATGATGAGAAACTACCGACAAGTATTATGATCACAAAGTTTTAGTATTTATATTATCTGAGTGTATAGAAAATTTTCATGTACAAATCAGAAACGTTTAACATAAATAGTACATCATTTATTATGTTCTGCTTTTTACTTCACATTAGACTAAGAAGTTTGACATTGAGCTGTGATTACAACTTGTTTAGTCAGAGTAGGACTTAAATCCAAAACtgatgttaatattttattactcTATTACATAGTTGGCATTAAAGACATTATTTGACAAACAGCAAAATCCAACATTCATCTGTATTGAAAAGAATTGCACCCTGTAGTAGATATTCTATTTAACCCTAGAGAGCCCACACCTATTTATCATtacaggaaaattatgtggaccatatagaacacatttctgcagtttattttcagaacaataaaacttagttttattattattttattactattttggagagatcactttctgtcacagacGCATGACTGTCACATGGTCATGATACCAGGATGTTGAGTATACATCGCTTAGGGACTCAATGAGTTCAAATCAGACATAAAGCTTTATAATGAAGAGACGGACATTCAAAGCGCGTGTGACACCGGTGTCACCGTGGGTCCTCTCGGGTTAAGGTAAAGGAATCTCTTCATATGTAATTTGCACATAAGGAGGCTTCATTGGCAGATGCCAGTACTCAAAGTTGTAGTAGATGTAGAAGCTCTTCTCCAACACAACAGTCTCGAAAGCCTCCATCAGGCTGACGACGATGTCTGGAAAGGACTGGTGTGGTCTGAACGTGTGGTAAAATTTACGGATGTCCATCGCCAGATTCTTCAGAGCAGGCTGTCCGAAAATGTCGCTGTCATTCCCCAGGTACACGGGTTCTCCGCTGTACAGGTAGATCTTAGTGTAGTTGGTCTGAGTTTTGCTGGAAAGTTTGACTCCTAATTCAGCCAGTTTCTTGTATGTGCGGTGGACAAACTGGGAGCAGTCGTAAGACTCGAACCACACTGTGGTGTTGGGGCTGGGGTCAGAGCGAACTGTCCAAGTCTCGTAGTAGATCCCAGTCTGGTTGTCATTCTGGACCCACTGGGCCATGGCGTTAAACTGGTCTCctaaagagagaaaacagaacaatCAGAAACACATCCATATTACATCAGGATCTGGATCCACTGTGAAGAGAAGGAACATCATGAGCCCTCCATGaccaagtttttgtttttttttactcatgatattggtaaaatgttttatattttttaaagtgttcTCAAAATTTTGtaccaaatgaaaaaaataatccaaaatctGCAGCCAAACTCCGTGAAGCTTCAAAAATATGGCAAATACTTACAGGAAGAAGAATGTAGGACACAAATAATAAACGACGAGAACTGCTGGTGTAAGGCTCGTTTTATGAGACTAACATGGATTGGACAGAAAACATCAGGCTGCAGTCGTCCACCTGAAGCCTCACCTGTGAGTTCTCCTATTTTCTCCAAGGTGCCGTTTTGTGACCAGTGTTCATCATCAATGCCTTCGAAGAAGCAGGCAGCTCCCTGGTTGCACCAGAACGGCGCGTACATGTCAGGCCGGAGATGAGGGAAGGTGCAGTTGCCCAGCTGGAACAGCTCGTACCACTCCATGGTGTAGTTGGACCCCCTGTCTGAGCTGCTGAAGCCAATCCCATCATGCATGATATGCTGGGAATCGAGCAGAGACATTAGAGTAGTGCTTAGATATAAGTGTAAGAAAATCTGAttattgttgctgaccatgtccatccctttatgaccacaatgtacccaacttctgatggctactttcagcaggataatgTGCCATGTGATAAAGCcggaatcatctcagactggtttcttgaacatgacaatgagttcactgtactcaaatggcctccacagtcaccagatctcaatccaatagagcatctttgggatgtggtggaacgggagattcgcatcatggatgtgcagcTGACAAATCTGCGGCAACTGTGTGATGCcatcatgtcaatatggaccaaactctccgaggaatgcttccagcaccttgttgaatctatgccaCGAAGAATCgaggcagttctgaaggcaaaagggaGTCCAACCCGTTACTAgcatggtgtacctaataaagtggccggtgagtgtaaactccagcagacccgtgtaGACGGCACGACTGTGAAGGATGGgtgaaatgataataatatatatatatatatatatatatatatatatatatatgtgtgtgtgtctatgaatGTGTGGAAGTTGGTTCAAATGAAAACCAGGATCCAGCACACAAATGGTTGTTTGTTCCAAAACAAGCAGTTAAACATGGACACAGGGTTAGAGTCCAGCCTGATTGAATTACAGGGCTCTGCTGAGCCCCGTTGGAGGTATGTGCTTCGAATGCTATTCTATTATCAGTCAACACAAAGATTATGTATCTGCAACAGAATTACCACATTGTTTCGTTCATTTCTGCACAATGTGGCCACCTCTGCATTGTGATGGACGAGTTTTAAATCATGTTCTTACCAATTTTCCCATCAGATCTCCATATCTGAATTCCCACACCGGCGTTTGCAGCCGATAAACTGAGATGACATCACCGCTTCTCATGTAGGGGATCCGTCCATCTCGGTCTCCGGTGGGACAGAATGGGTAGAGAGCCTCACAGTAGGAGTCCACAGCAGGGCGGCGCTCAAACCGCCTGTTGATGACAACAGGTGACCAGGCTACATTAGCCACAGGGAGACTTTGGTAGAACACTACCAAAGActgtttttaaaatggttttcaaCAACAACATAGAATCTATGGCGTCTGGAGGTCATGtcagtccatgaggaggaggattactgccgTCACCAACACTGACAGGGGACACACCGTTACTGACACCCCCGTTGTGTCACCTCAGAAATGCTTACAGAGGCTTTTCCGCCTTGCGG
This window of the Antennarius striatus isolate MH-2024 chromosome 12, ASM4005453v1, whole genome shotgun sequence genome carries:
- the cln5 gene encoding bis(monoacylglycero)phosphate synthase CLN5, with the protein product MRRWAAVVCLNVFLQVAAEQRWPVPYRRFERRPAVDSYCEALYPFCPTGDRDGRIPYMRSGDVISVYRLQTPVWEFRYGDLMGKLHIMHDGIGFSSSDRGSNYTMEWYELFQLGNCTFPHLRPDMYAPFWCNQGAACFFEGIDDEHWSQNGTLEKIGELTGDQFNAMAQWVQNDNQTGIYYETWTVRSDPSPNTTVWFESYDCSQFVHRTYKKLAELGVKLSSKTQTNYTKIYLYSGEPVYLGNDSDIFGQPALKNLAMDIRKFYHTFRPHQSFPDIVVSLMEAFETVVLEKSFYIYYNFEYWHLPMKPPYVQITYEEIPLP